A genomic stretch from Setaria viridis chromosome 1, Setaria_viridis_v4.0, whole genome shotgun sequence includes:
- the LOC117836967 gene encoding uncharacterized protein — MMMEPEGVGASRRRRGATRPCRTAILGRQGTGGTEEKSPLLLVTSPRAPSRQAFRHSGTRLTLVHPTGSAIGASSSSYLGLTVPSGSRIPLSSSKPFVADLHARTRPVSISAAATASLRASRVCHEVSSIATNAMDEFPLISDHSMLLQGHGMFGAEGCLGIRSSSGVLSSDGKTVPTQDDRKNKGKDMFYSDWPELACFEPNPRNLDPTFEIGSNYFEDALWSSIFSPEAKLVPSSYFDDIDFSSDRSGSTVVKTNPTKTKQQPRKGASDTPLNGDAHASSSSCLSDAIELANQISGCEGLEAIFSSSQEMQDPTASSSMCSGETAASSAFSGPDFVAAHRIPCPSKKPHDPFSRAPDMILEEMAENPLDMYFPLLETYEQPEMLMSDTTSAQKHRFPEEFAGSSALNCAESQFCSKEMASVGFHGQPSSAMVLPAVPVKDLGFQKLQEGMNQLDLATKGRIRDALYRLANSVEQRHCVAGSGGGGLRSSGSKRFRPGGWTETQTDPMDQSVAQLLLQKPSYRKAALQHRVTYSSTRDPSRPLQE, encoded by the exons ATGATGATGGAGCCGGAGGGTGTAGG CGCGTCGCGTCGGCGTCGGGGCGCGACGAGGCCCTGCCGAACGGCCATTCTCGGACGACAGGGGACGGGAGGGACGGAGGAGAAGAGTCCACTCCTCCTCGTCACGTCACCGCGCGCACCTAGTAGACAAGCGTTCCGGCACTCTGGCACGCGCCTAACTCTCGTCCACCCAACGGGTTCGGCGATCGgcgccagctcctcctcctatTTAGGCCTCACTGTGCCGTCGGGCTCGCGGATACCCCTCTCAAGTTCCAAGCCCTTCGTCGCCGATCTTCACGCTCGCACACGCCCCGTTTCCATTTCCGCCGCTGCGACTGCGAGTCTGCGAGCATCGCGGGTTTGTCACGAG GTTTCAAGCATCGCCACCAACGCGATGGACGAGTTCCCTCTGATCAGCGACCACAGTATGCTCCTCCAAGGCCACGGCATGTTCGGCGCTGAAGGATGCCTCGGCATCCGCAGTTCTTCAGGCGTTCTTTCGTCTGACGGCAAGACAGTCCCAACACAAGATGACCGCAAGAACAAGGGGAAAGACATGTTCTACTCCGACTGGCCTGAGCTGGCCTGTTTCGAGCCAAACCCGAG AAATTTGGATCCCACGTTTGAGATAGGGAGCAACTATTTTGAGGACGCACTATGGTCCTCAATTTTCTCACCAGAGGCTAAGCTTGTACCAAGCAGCTACTTTGACGATATCGATTTCTCGAGTGATCGAAGTGGGAGCACCGTGGTCAAG ACAAATCCGACAAAAACCAAGCAACAGCCCAGGAAAGGAGCAAGTGATACACCTTTGAATGGCGATGCACATGCCAGCTCCTCTTCCTGCCTTTCTGATGCTATAGAGCTCGCGAACCAGATAAGTGGCTGCGAGGGACTAGAGGCTATTTTTAGCTCAAGTCAGGAAATGCAAGACCCCACGGCATCTAGCAGCATGTGCAGTGGTGAAACAGCAGCTTCGTCTGCTTTCTCAGGTCCAGACTTCGTTGCTGCTCATCGCATCCCTTGTCCATCGAAGAAGCCGCACGATCCGTTTAGCAGGGCTCCTGACATGATCCTCGAGGAGATGGCTGAAAACCCCCTGGACATGTACTTTCCTCTGCTGGAAACGTATGAGCAGCCTGAAATGCTGATGAGCGACACCACTTCGGCACAAAAGCATCGGTTCCCTGAAGAGTTTGCTGGCAGTTCTGCTCTGAACTGCGCGGAGTCACAGTTCTGTTCCAAGGAGATGGCTTCAGTAGGGTTTCATGGGCAGCCTAGCTCGGCAATGGTTCTGCCAGCCGTGCCGGTGAAGGATCTTGGCTTCCAGAAGCTTCAGGAAGGCATGAATCAG CTGGATCTGGCAACCAAAGGGCGCATAAGGGACGCCTTGTACCGGTTGGCCAATAGCGTCGAACAGAGGCATTGTGTTGCCGGTTCAGGTGGAGGAGGATTGAGGTCGTCAGGTTCAAAGAG GTTCAGACCGGGTGGATGGACCGAAACGCAGACGGACCCCATGGATCAGTCAGTAGCGCAGCTGCTTCTACAGAAACCCTCTTACCGGAAGGCTGCCCTGCAGCACCGTGTGACATACTCCTCGACAAGAGACCCGAGTCGCCCCTTGCAGGAGTGA
- the LOC117838499 gene encoding uncharacterized protein isoform X1, with protein MGYLPALGSKAAHFVSDLTTVILNPVSERETSHLPEVDEVQENSEDDKDSEHNSDGLDGPDTSSFRAFLISFLSSSSSNNNDSMEIIPEQNVDTSYPTLTPMGKGSKGRSGLISRGKHSIGKIISKAARIGGFKQGTAEPKIDRETVNHTQPVASVSELEESKEVASVSALPTMSEPSILLSELMQSILYASLPVLAQGRNWVLLYSTWRHGISLSTLYRRSMLCPGFSLLVVGDKKGTVFGGLVEAPLQPSSSKKYQGTNNCFVFTNLHDRPVIYRPTGANNYFTVCSADYLALGGGGHFALYLDGDLLTGSSSNSETFNNECLSHSPDFSVKDVELWGFVYPSKYEEMLTLCRTEKPGICRW; from the exons ATGGGGTACCTGCCGGCCCTGGGCAGCAAGGCGGCGCACTTCGTGTCCGACCTCACCACCGTCATCCTCAACCCCGTCTCCGAGCGCGAGACCTCACACCTCCCC GAGGTTGATGAAGTGCAAGAAAATTCAGAGGATGATAAAGATTCTGAGCACAATTCTGACGGCCTTGATGGCCCCGACACATCTTCCTTTAGAGCGTTCTTGATCTCATTTTTGTCGTCATCTAGCTCTAATAATAACGATTCGATGGAGATAATTCCTGAGCAAAATGTGGACACGAGTTATCCAACTTTAACACCCATGGGGAAGGGAAGCAAGGGAAGGTCAGGTCTGATAAGTAGAGGGAAGCATTCCATTGGAAAAATCATTAGCAAGGCGGCTCGGATTGGTGGTTTTAAACAAGGTACTGCAGAGCCTAAAATTGACAGGGAGACAGTAAATCATACTCAACCAGTTGCATCTGTTTCGGAGCTTGAGGAATCAAAGGAAGTTGCTTCTGTCAGTGCTCTGCCAACTATGTCGGAACCATCCATTCTTTTGTCAGAACTGATGCAATCAATTCTCTATGCCTCTCTCCCTGTTCTTGCCCAGGGAAGGAACTGGGTCTTGCTATACAG CACATGGAGGCATGGCATATCTTTATCTACTTTATATAGAAGGAGCATGCTTTGCCCTGGTTTCTCACTTTTG GTAGTGGGGGATAAAAAGGGCACAGTTTTTGGTGGTTTAGTTGAGGCTCCATTGCAGCCATCCAGTTCAAAGAAGTATCAG GGGACCAATAATTGTTTTGTTTTCACTAATTTACACGACCGCCCTGTTATATACCGACCGACTG GTGCAAATAACTATTTCACAGTTTGTTCCGCCGACTATTTGGctctaggaggaggaggtcatTTTGCACTTTATCTAGATGGAGACCT TTTGACTGGTTCAAGTTCTAATTCAGAGACTTTTAACAATGAGTGTTTGTCGCATTCCCCTGACTTCTCAGTGAAAGATGTTGAG CTGTGGGGCTTCGTCTATCCTTCCAAGTACGAGGAGATGCTCACGCTCTGCCGGACTGAGAAACCAGGAATTTGTCGATGGTGA
- the LOC117838499 gene encoding uncharacterized protein isoform X2 codes for MGYLPALGSKAAHFVSDLTTVILNPVSERETSHLPEVDEVQENSEDDKDSEHNSDGLDGPDTSSFRAFLISFLSSSSSNNNDSMEIIPEQNVDTSYPTLTPMGKGSKGRSGLISRGKHSIGKIISKAARIGGFKQGTAEPKIDRETVNHTQPVASVSELEESKEVASVSALPTMSEPSILLSELMQSILYASLPVLAQGRNWVLLYSTWRHGISLSTLYRRSMLCPGFSLLVVGDKKGTVFGGLVEAPLQPSSSKKYQGTNNCFVFTNLHDRPVIYRPTAVGLRLSFQVRGDAHALPD; via the exons ATGGGGTACCTGCCGGCCCTGGGCAGCAAGGCGGCGCACTTCGTGTCCGACCTCACCACCGTCATCCTCAACCCCGTCTCCGAGCGCGAGACCTCACACCTCCCC GAGGTTGATGAAGTGCAAGAAAATTCAGAGGATGATAAAGATTCTGAGCACAATTCTGACGGCCTTGATGGCCCCGACACATCTTCCTTTAGAGCGTTCTTGATCTCATTTTTGTCGTCATCTAGCTCTAATAATAACGATTCGATGGAGATAATTCCTGAGCAAAATGTGGACACGAGTTATCCAACTTTAACACCCATGGGGAAGGGAAGCAAGGGAAGGTCAGGTCTGATAAGTAGAGGGAAGCATTCCATTGGAAAAATCATTAGCAAGGCGGCTCGGATTGGTGGTTTTAAACAAGGTACTGCAGAGCCTAAAATTGACAGGGAGACAGTAAATCATACTCAACCAGTTGCATCTGTTTCGGAGCTTGAGGAATCAAAGGAAGTTGCTTCTGTCAGTGCTCTGCCAACTATGTCGGAACCATCCATTCTTTTGTCAGAACTGATGCAATCAATTCTCTATGCCTCTCTCCCTGTTCTTGCCCAGGGAAGGAACTGGGTCTTGCTATACAG CACATGGAGGCATGGCATATCTTTATCTACTTTATATAGAAGGAGCATGCTTTGCCCTGGTTTCTCACTTTTG GTAGTGGGGGATAAAAAGGGCACAGTTTTTGGTGGTTTAGTTGAGGCTCCATTGCAGCCATCCAGTTCAAAGAAGTATCAG GGGACCAATAATTGTTTTGTTTTCACTAATTTACACGACCGCCCTGTTATATACCGACCGACTG CTGTGGGGCTTCGTCTATCCTTCCAAGTACGAGGAGATGCTCACGCTCTGCCGGACTGA
- the LOC117838486 gene encoding DIS3-like exonuclease 2: protein MRATGEHTAAVPIPAPPPPPAAAASAAEEAEKEKRKNRRRPTRRSKQAGAATPVAAPQGTHADAAGPWSVRSMPPMHVGGGARVDAEAEATAAGTSQSCPLLPMPRPAETLAGRAGGGAPGRRYFQPHWPEGTVEEAVKRGYAFVGKFRVNAHNRNEAYCTIDGIPVDILITGLAQNRAVEGDLVAITLDPVVHWTRMKGPNVACNPAIGGDSGVREIGETNGYHSRKKGQADAGCRFENCSNGVPGLDRMHLHHKNSGFSQAVKCENGNATVLESNERDLNGGKSEDARALQRICAMIQTHPGRRPTGKVLSVMKKSPRRDAIVGFLASFPEFPGGEQQKNQMGVRMMNNRAQSVVTGLIHLLPTDPKFPQMVVKVSTLPDSVRQNLREGDAAIEKELVAARLDEWDEESLYPYAHVVRFLGKGGHVKTHMDAILFENAISDAEFSPESLACLPDNCWQIPQKELEARKDLRKVLTFTIDPPTASDLDDAISIEILSGGTVRIGVHIADVSYFVHPETALDAEAQSRSTSVYTLRRKVSMLPSRLSEELVSLNPGVDRLAFSIIWDIDPHGNIVSRWIGRSIIFSCCKLSYDLVQDLICSEASQSRSAVSSLQVHGIFERDDVIKSLRSLYEVSKNLKEIRFKGGALSLDTAKLMILFDEDGAPCDSYRYIRNDACFIVEELMLLANMSAAEVISNAFPDCALLRRHPEPNLRKFREFEAFCAKNGFELDASSSGQLHLSLSRIKEKLQDDPVLFDILMFYASKQMQSAEYFCTGDLISKKDDWAHYALSVPLYTHFTSPLRRYTDIIVHRTLNAVIEAEQMYMKQKKSSTGRNGVKASCELMDGCFTGLQFSKDAAVSEEGKRALSAAAEKFKVPSSENLGEVAEHCNERKWAGRRAEEAGRKLYMWALIKNKEIVVCNARVLGLGPRFMSVYVPKLAMERRIYYDEVEGLSVEWLEATGTLVLDACRNKPARGTQMKSRPIEEVAMVVNPSEAMLSEEDEESGATEAGGCTAKSVLLSGDAVKAQAAPAVLPLVIHYLSDIPVVLHATGGEDCAVDIGVRLYMASYFK from the exons ATGAGGGCCACCGGAGAGCACACAGCTGCGGTGCCCatccccgccccgccgccgccgcctgcggcaGCGGCTTCCGCGGCCGAGGAAgccgagaaggagaagaggaagaaccgccgccgccccacgcggCGCTCCAAgcaggcgggcgcggcgacgccGGTCGCCGCGCCGCAGGGCACGCACGCGGACGCGGCGGGGCCGTGGTCGGTCAGATCGATGCCGCCCATGcacgtgggcggcggcgcccgtgtcgacgccgaggcggaggcgaccGCGGCGGGGACGAGCCAGTCGTGCCCCCTGCTGCCCATGCCGAGGCCCGCGGAGACGCTGGCGGGGAGGGCGGGAGGGGGAGCTCCGGGGAGGCGCTACTTCCAGCCTCACTGGCCTGAGGGGACCGTGGAGGAGGCCGTCAAG AGAGGGTATGCGTTCGTGGGGAAGTTCCGGGTGAATGCGCACAACAGAAATGAG GCGTACTGCACAATTGATGGCATCCCGGTGGATATTCTCATTACAGGGTTGGCGCAAAACCGAGCG GTTGAAGGTGATCTTGTTGCTATCACACTGGATCCTGTTGTTCACTGGACTAGAATGAAAGGACCGAACGTTGCATGCAACCCTGCGATAGGAGGAGATTCTGGGGTCCGTGAGATTGGTGAAACAAATGGGTATCATAGTCGGAAGAAAGGACAAGCAGATGCCGGCTGCAGGTTTGAAAATTGCAGTAATGGCGTACCTGGTTTGGACAGGATGCATCTCCATCACAAGAACAGTGGTTTTAGTCAAGCTGTTAAGTGTGAAAATGGGAATGCTACTGTCCTTGAAAGTAACGAGAGAGACTTGAATGGTGGAAAGAGTGAGGATGCAAGAGCATTACAAAGGATCTGCGCCATGATACAAACTCACCCAGGTAGACGTCCTACCGGGAAAGTATTATCAGTCATGAAGAAGTCCCCACGCCGTGATGCCATTGTAGGTTTCCTTGCTTCTTTTCCAGAGTTCCCTGGTGGAGAGCAGCAGAAAAATCAGATGGGTGTAAGGATGATGAACAACAGAGCACAATCGGTTGTTACAGGCTTGATTCATCTCTTGCCTACTGACCCCAAATTCCCCCAGATGGTTGTTAAAGTTAGCACTTTGCCGGATAGTGTCCGGCAGAACCTAAGAGAAGGTGATGCAGCTATAGAGAAGGAACTGGTTGCTGCACGACTGGATGAATGGGATGAGGAAAGTCTCTATCCCTATGCACATGTTGTACGGTTCTTGGGGAAGGGTGGACATGTTAAAACACACATGGATGCTATATTATTTGAGAATGCTATATCTGATGCTGAGTTTTCCCCTGAGTCGTTGGCATGCCTTCCTGACAATTGTTGGCAGATTCCTCAGAAAGAACTTGAAGCAAGAAAAGATTTGAGGAAGGTCTTGACTTTTACAATAGACCCTCCTACTGCATCGGATCTTGATGATGCTATATCAATTGAGATACTATCAGGAGGAACTGTCCGTATTGGGGTTCACATTGCAGATGTTTCTTACTTTGTCCATCCAGAGACTGCGTTAGATGCTGAAGCTCAAAGTCGATCTACTAGTGTTTACACCTTAAGACGCAAAGTATCAATGTTGCCTTCAAGACTTTCAGAAGAACTGGTTTCGCTTAATCCAGGTGTAGACAGGCTGGCCTTTTCAATTATTTGGGATATCGATCCTCATGGGAACATAGTTAGTCGTTGGATTGGTCGAAGCATCATCTTTTCATGCTGCAAGTTGTCATATGACCTTGTGCAGGATTTGATTTGTAGTGAAGCCAGTCAGTCTAGATCTGCTGTTTCTTCTCTTCAAGTGCATGGTATATTTGAGCGAGATGATGTTATCAAGTCCCTTAGAAGCCTTTATGAGGTCTCAAAAAATCTGAAGGAAATTAGATTCAAGGGTGGAGCTCTTTCTCTTGACACTGCAAAGCTTATGATCTTGTTTGATGAAGATGGTGCTCCATGTGATAGCTATCGCTATATTAGGAATGATGCATGCTTCATTGTTGAGGAGCTAATGTTGTTGGCGAATATGTCAGCTGCTGAAGTTATATCTAATGCTTTCCCTGATTGTGCCTTACTTCGTAGGCATCCTGAACCTAATTTGCGGAAGTTCAGAGAGTTTGAGGCATTTTGTGCTAAGAATGGTTTTGAATTGGATGCTTCATCATCTGGTCAACTTCACCTTTCACTTTCTAGGATAAAGGAAAAGTTGCAAGATGATCCTGTTCTCTTTGATATTCTCATGTTTTATGCTTCAAAGCAAATGCAGTCAGCAGAATACTTTTGCACAGGGGACCTGATAAGCAAGAAAGATGATTGGGCACATTATGCTCTGTCTGTCCCTTTGTATACACACTTCACTTCACCACTTCGAAGATATACTGATATAATTGTTCACAGGACTCTGAATGCAGTTATTGAGGCTGAACAAATGTATATGAAGCAAAAGAAATCTTCCACAGGCCGGAATGGAGTGAAAGCATCCTGTGAATTGATGGATGGATGTTTTACAGGCCTCCAATTTAGCAAGGATGCTGCTGTATCTGAAGAAGGGAAAAGAGCACTTTCTGCTGCAGCTGAGAAATTTAAGGTTCCTTCCTCTGAAAATCTCGGGGAGGTTGCTGAACACTGTAATGAAAGAAAGTGGGCTGGTCGTCGTGCAGAAGAAGCTGGACGGAAGCTCTATATGTGGGCTCTGATAAAGAACAAAGAG ATTGTGGTCTGCAATGCTAGAGTTCTGGGGCTCGGACCAAGATTCATGTCAGTTTATGTACCCAAGCTTGCG ATGGAACGAAGGATATATTATGATGAAGTTGAGGGCCTATCTGTTGAGTGGTTGGAAGCCACTGGAACGTTAGTGCTTGATGCATGCAGGAACAAGCCTGCTCGGGGAACTCAGATGAAGAGCAGGCCAATTGAGGAAGTCGCAATGGTGGTGAACCCTTCAGAAGCGATGTTGTCTGAAGAAGATGAGGAATCAGGAGCAACAGAAGCTGGCGGCTGCACTGCCAAGTCTGTTTTGTTGAGTGGCGACGCAGTGAAAGCTCAGGCTGCTCCAGCTGTTCTGCCCCTGGTGATACATTACCTGAGCGACATCCCTGTGGTTCTTCATGCAACTGGTGGTGAGGATTGTGCGGTGGACATTGGAGTAAGACTGTACATGGCGTCATACTTCAAGTGA